Proteins encoded together in one Carya illinoinensis cultivar Pawnee chromosome 3, C.illinoinensisPawnee_v1, whole genome shotgun sequence window:
- the LOC122304699 gene encoding uncharacterized protein LOC122304699: protein MKHLAWNCRGLGNPRTVRELHLLVKEKSPDIIFLSETKCRRERIEKIRDKLKYACSFSVDSRGRSGGLAFLWKEGVEADLDSYSQSHISLLINASNSSLKRTLTGFYGQPIKGKRNESWDQLRLIHSRIQTPWLCMGDFNEIMYQDEQFGFGTRPFKQMEEFRLALVDCGLMDTSFIGSIFTWCNKREGLDLTKSRLDRALINEDWANLFDINQTHVLPGQCSDHNPLLIQSVNSEVVPKRRLFRYEVAWSNREGCKELIKEVWRQRILERTKLKDTRARLEGCREKLQAWSKEAFRT, encoded by the coding sequence ATGAAACACTTAGCTTGGaattgccgagggcttgggaaccctcggacagttcgtgAGCTTCACCTTCTGGTGAAGGAGAAGAGCCCTGACATAATCTTCCTTAGTGAAACAAAGTGCAGAAGGGAGAGGATTGAAAAGATTAGAGACAAATTGAAGTATGCATGTAGTTTTTCAGTAGACAGCCGTGGAAGAAGTGGGGGACTGGCCTTTCTATGGAAGGAGGGGGTGGAGGCAGATTTAGATTCTTATTCTCAATCACATATATCTCTTCTGATAAATGCTAGTAACTCAAGTCTCAAAAGAACTCTAACTGGTTTCTATGGTCAACCAATCAAAggtaaaagaaatgaaagttgGGACCAATTGAGATTAATTCACTCTAGAATCCAAACTCCTTGGCTATGTATGGGAGATTTTAACGAAATCATGTACCAAGATGAGCAATTTGGTTTTGGAACCCGCCCATTCAAACAAATGGAAGAGTTCAGGTTGGCCTTGGTTGATTGTGGTTTGATGGACACAAGTTTTATAGGCTCTATCTTTACTTGGTGCAATAAAAGGGAAGGGTTAGACTTAACTAAATCCAGGTTAGATAGGGCCCTGATAAATGAGGATTGGGCAAACCTATTTGATATTAACCAAACCCATGTACTTCCTGGACAGTGCTCAGACCATAACCCACTCTTAATCCAAAGTGTCAACTCCGAAGTAGTCCCAAAGAGAAGGCTATTCAGATATGAAGTGGCTTGGAGCAACAGGGAAGGTTGCAAGGAGCTCATCAAAGAAGTGTGGAGACAGAGAATTTTGGAAAGGACTAAGCTTAAAGACACTCGAGCAAGGCTGGAGGGCTGTAGAGAAAAATTGCAGGCTTGGAGTAAGGAGGCATTCAGGACTTAG
- the LOC122304700 gene encoding uncharacterized protein LOC122304700 yields the protein MLDQKRERLRRLQDSDTGQNCGLIKTIQKEIDELLEEEELKWRQRAKQRWLKDGDRNTKYFHRCATHRKQMNTIKVITSEEGVREHSQEENIDEALQSVQPCVSEEMNLWITRAFTEEEVTAAIKGMNPLGSPGPDGFPTVFYQHHWGTVGKSATKAILEALNGSWVNLVMECVTTVSYSLLVNGVPQKIFYPTRVTGQRLNIEKTSIFYNRNTRKEVQQAILQQAGLRAHGPFDKYLGLPSYVGRQKTKAFTSIVDRIKSKMASWKTKVLSQGGKEILLKSVLQSIPTYSMGIFKLPKSIIRILNRLLQSFWWGQTDSKSKVHWLSWQTMGKPKDQGGMGFRDFEFFNLALLAKQGWRIIQDPTSLAAQVLKAKYFSGSNFFSQKIKIWQDKWLLSLSTFNVQSPVRILNAEAKVAELIDPDTGQWNLNLIYAIFSEPEAKIISRMTISQCDSQDMRTWRCLENGKFTVRSAYHLQGTMEGDRKGQCSSLNHNPKTWRKMWSLQAPQATKSFLWRAAKESLPMCVNLFKRKMVDSPLCPVCHRVPESVTHAIWSCSAAQDVWSMSAGRIQKLNVEGGPFLEVLKQYKSREECWSPTGLMVRDIKLVLSRIFKNTQELHSISLDFSLRGRNALKTQENAWRGVVEKWRSEGGEEERQEWLLSDHAWVDKERGKMGDASTK from the exons ATGCTTgaccaaaagagagagagacttagAAGACTTCAAGACTCTGACACAGGCCAAAATTGTGGACTGATTAAAACTATTCAAAAGGAAATAGATGAGCTGCTTGAAGAGGAAGAACTCAAGTGGAGGCAGAGAGCAAAACAAAGGTGGCTTAAGGATGGGGACAGGAATACCAAATACTTCCATAGATGTGCTACTCATAGGAAACAAATGAATACAATCAAAGTGATTACCAGTGAGGAAGGAGTTAGAGAGCATAGCCAAGAAG AGAATATTGATGAAGCCTTGCAGTCTGTCCAACCGTGTGTAAGTGAAGAAATGAACCTCTGGATTACTAGGGCCTTTACTGAAGAGGAAGTGACAGCAGCTATTAAAGGTATGAACCCCCTTGGTTCTCCTGGCCCGGATGGTTTCCCAACTGttttttatcaacatcactGGGGCACAGTTGGGAAGAGTGCTACAAAAGCAATTCTTGAAGCTCTAAATGGCAG TTGGGTGAACCTGGTTATGGAGTGTGTTACAACTGTGAGTTACTCCTTGCTGGTTAATGGTGTCCCTCAGAAGATTTTCTACCCTACAAGAG TCACTGGTCAAAGGCTCAATATAGAGAAGACTTCCATATTCTACAACAGAAACACTAGGAAAGAGGTACAACAGGCTATCCTTCAGCAAGCAGGGCTTAGAGCCCATGgtccttttgataaatatttggGACTCCCTTCTTATGTTGGGAGGCAAAAAACCAAAGCATTCACTTCAATTGTGGACAGGATCAAATCTAAAATGGCTAGCTGGAAGACAAAAGTGCTCTCACAAGGTGGAAAGGAAATATTGCTGAAATCTGTATTGCAATCTATCCCCACGTACAGCATGGGAATTTTTAAACTACCTAAGTCAATCATTAGGATTCTCAACAGGCTACTACAGTccttttggtggggtcaaaCAGATAGCAAGTCAAAAGTCCACTGGTTAAGTTGGCAGACAATGGGAAAACCCAAGGATCAGGGGGGCATGGGGTTTAGAGACTTTGAGTTTTTCAATTTGGCATTGCTggccaaacaagggtggagaatcATTCAAGACCCTACCTCCCTTGCAGCTCAGGTTCTGAAGGCCAAATATTTCTCAGGATCAAACTTTTTCTCACAAAAG ATAAAAATCTGGCAAGACAAGTGGCTCCTGAGCCTTTCTACTTTTAATGTGCAATCTCCTGTAAGAATACTAAATGCAGAGGCAAAAGTAGCAGAGCTAATAGATCCAGACACTGGACAATGGAACTTAAACCTTATCtatgccattttctcagaaCCTGAGGCCAAGATAATCAGCAGGATGACTATTAGCCAATGTGATAGTCAGGATATGAGGACGTGGAGGTGTTTAGAAAATGGGAAATTTACTGTTAGAAGTGCATACCATCTGCAAGGAACAATGGAGGGAGATAGGAAGGGGCAGTGCTCAAGTTTGAATCATAATCCAAAGACCTGGAGGAAAATGTGGAGCCTGCAAGCACCTCAAGCCACGAAGTCCTTTCTGTGGAGAGCAGCCAAGGAGTCCCTTCCCATGTGTGTGAACTTGTTTAAAAGGAAGATGGTTGATTCTCCCCTCTGTCCAGTCTGCCACAGAGTTCCTGAGTCAGTTACTCATGCCATTTGGTCATGTTCAGCTGCACAAGATGTTTGGTCTATGAGTGCTGGGAGAATTCAGAAACTAAATGTGGAAGGTGGCCCTTTTTTGGAGGTTCTGAAGCAGTACAAAAGCAGGGAAGAGTGCTGGAGTCCCACGGGTCTAATGGTCAGGGATATTAAGCTTGTATTGTCTAGAATCT tcaagaacactcaagaacttCACTCGATTTCACTCGATTTCTCACTAAGGGGGAGAAATGCTCTCAAGACTCAAGAGAATGCTTGGAGGGGAGTTGTGGAGAAATGGAGAAGTGAGGGAG GAGAGGAAGAAAGGCAGGAGTGGCTACTAAGTGATCATGCTTGGGTGGACAAAGAAAGGGGCAAAATGGGTGATGCTTCGACCAAGTGA